One part of the Microlunatus elymi genome encodes these proteins:
- a CDS encoding Dyp-type peroxidase — protein MAEAPVPQPVLAGLTSAAVFLTADINPGGEDAVRDALADFSGLTRAVGFRRPGDRLAPVIGIGSDAYDRLFAGPRPAELHPFAAIEGDRHRAPATGGDLLMHVRAASMDLCFEFAAQFTGALGSAITITDEVHGFRYFEQRDLLGFVDGTENPDGTDAETATLITDQDSDFAGGSFVIVQKYLHDLAAWDAISVEEQERVIGRSKLSDIEMADDVKPPTSHVALTSITDEDGNDLDIVRDNMPFGSIAEGEFGTYFIGYSASPAVIERMLINMFIGDPPGTTDRILDFSTAFTGALFFVPSRDFLDDLPDPPAVINSREREEAQAGLDSAEKILVGEPGPAPLDDDDTSLRIGSLKGV, from the coding sequence GTGGCCGAAGCCCCCGTCCCGCAGCCGGTACTGGCCGGTCTGACCTCCGCAGCCGTCTTCCTCACCGCCGACATCAATCCCGGCGGGGAAGACGCCGTACGGGACGCGCTGGCCGACTTCAGTGGGCTGACGCGAGCCGTCGGCTTCCGCCGCCCCGGCGATCGTCTCGCGCCGGTGATCGGGATCGGCTCGGACGCCTACGACCGGCTCTTCGCCGGTCCCCGACCGGCCGAGCTGCACCCGTTCGCCGCGATCGAGGGTGATCGACATCGCGCGCCGGCCACCGGCGGCGACCTGCTGATGCATGTCCGCGCGGCCAGCATGGATCTGTGTTTCGAATTCGCCGCCCAGTTCACCGGCGCGCTCGGGTCGGCGATCACGATCACCGACGAGGTGCACGGCTTCCGCTACTTCGAGCAACGTGACCTGCTCGGATTCGTCGACGGCACAGAGAATCCGGACGGCACCGACGCCGAGACGGCGACCTTGATCACCGATCAGGACTCCGACTTCGCCGGCGGCAGCTTCGTGATCGTGCAGAAGTATCTGCACGATCTGGCCGCCTGGGATGCGATCTCGGTCGAGGAGCAGGAACGTGTGATCGGCCGCAGCAAGCTGTCCGACATCGAGATGGCCGACGACGTCAAGCCGCCGACTTCTCATGTGGCGTTGACATCCATCACCGACGAGGACGGCAATGATCTTGACATCGTCCGGGACAACATGCCGTTCGGGTCGATCGCCGAGGGTGAGTTCGGCACCTACTTCATCGGCTACAGCGCATCGCCGGCGGTGATCGAGCGGATGTTGATCAACATGTTCATCGGCGATCCGCCCGGCACCACAGACCGGATTCTCGATTTCTCGACCGCGTTCACCGGCGCCCTGTTCTTCGTCCCGTCCCGGGACTTCCTCGATGATCTCCCCGATCCGCCGGCCGTGATCAACTCCCGTGAGCGCGAGGAAGCTCAAGCGGGCCTGGACTCTGCGGAAAAGATCTTGGTCGGTGAGCCCGGCCCGGCACCACTTGACGACGACGACACATCACTGCGGATCGGATCTCTGAAAGGCGTCTGA
- a CDS encoding Rid family hydrolase, with protein MEELHAPMLIDYEVVSAVRGLALGGALSAARAEDALTDFDDLAIERWTAKFGTPVARLHTPTQSQRRRRGIRRAGRIARLPVDHPGRAPETIQRPRRRHSDALRDRPSQAGFSLGDVMQLRIVTTDIAAVTANYDVITEILADADCRPASLMAEVAALSDPAMMVGIEALAAQ; from the coding sequence ATGGAGGAACTGCACGCGCCGATGCTGATCGATTACGAGGTCGTATCTGCCGTTCGTGGGCTGGCCCTCGGCGGCGCACTGAGCGCAGCCCGTGCCGAGGACGCGCTGACCGACTTCGATGATCTGGCGATCGAACGCTGGACGGCCAAATTCGGGACTCCGGTTGCGCGCCTTCACACTCCGACACAATCTCAGCGCCGACGACGCGGCATACGTCGCGCTGGCCGAATCGCTCGGCTGCCCGTTGATCACCCGGGACGAGCGCCGGAGACGATCCAGAGGCCACGGCGCCGACATTCAGATGCTCTGAGGGACCGGCCGTCGCAGGCCGGATTCAGCCTCGGCGACGTGATGCAGCTGCGGATCGTGACCACCGACATCGCCGCCGTGACCGCGAACTACGACGTGATCACCGAGATCCTGGCCGACGCCGACTGTCGGCCGGCCAGTCTGATGGCCGAGGTCGCCGCGCTGTCCGATCCGGCGATGATGGTGGGGATCGAGGCGCTCGCCGCGCAGTAG
- a CDS encoding beta-N-acetylhexosaminidase produces MSEAQQLALLPQPSSVATADGTFILTDDLAISGPAEWAPIVRRLIGSGTGLELPVADDGALKLIKDETLSAEAYKLSVTADGIQITAADERGVNWATQTLRQLLPVDAYAPAPTGTQLIIGAVEITDAPRFAWRGVMLDTGRHFTPYQDLINFVDLLAMHKYNTFHLHLTEDQGWRFESKKYPQLTETSCWRRESQNPLWEKGDGTPHGGFYTQDQLRALVRYAGQRGITVVPEIEFPGHVLSVLAAFPQFGNNPDSDYEPATTWGVFPEVLNMSDAALQFAFDIWEEVLDIFPSKYIHVGGDECPRVEWQQSEAARQLAADRGLPDVDHLQRWFTEQLRDWLAERGRQLVGWDEINDEGILDGAVTMAWRDEKYGVAAAKGGLPVVMSPVSKTYFDYYPDSGRDEPYSIGNLITTERAYSLDPTDGIPAELHDQVLGTQCQLWTEYMPTMRRVQYMAFPRACAHSEAAWSEPENRDWTDFSTRLQGHLKRLDLLGVNYRPESGPHPWQRGGTGLWERPN; encoded by the coding sequence ATGTCCGAAGCACAGCAACTCGCCCTGCTCCCCCAACCGTCATCCGTCGCCACCGCTGACGGGACCTTCATCCTGACCGACGACCTGGCGATCAGCGGTCCGGCCGAATGGGCGCCGATCGTACGACGGCTGATCGGCTCCGGTACGGGGCTGGAGCTGCCGGTTGCCGATGACGGTGCATTGAAGTTGATCAAGGACGAGACGCTGTCCGCAGAGGCGTACAAGCTGTCGGTGACCGCGGACGGCATCCAGATCACCGCTGCCGACGAGCGCGGCGTCAACTGGGCCACCCAGACGTTGCGGCAACTGCTGCCGGTCGACGCCTACGCACCCGCACCGACCGGTACCCAGTTGATCATCGGCGCGGTGGAGATCACCGACGCACCCCGGTTCGCCTGGCGGGGCGTGATGCTGGACACCGGCCGGCACTTCACCCCGTACCAGGACTTGATCAACTTCGTCGACCTGCTGGCGATGCACAAGTACAACACGTTCCACCTGCACCTGACCGAGGACCAGGGCTGGCGGTTCGAGTCGAAGAAGTATCCGCAGCTGACCGAGACCTCCTGCTGGCGCAGGGAGAGCCAGAATCCCCTGTGGGAGAAGGGCGACGGCACCCCGCACGGCGGCTTCTACACTCAAGATCAACTTCGCGCGCTGGTCCGCTACGCCGGACAGCGCGGCATCACCGTGGTGCCGGAGATCGAATTCCCCGGGCACGTACTGTCGGTGCTCGCGGCGTTCCCGCAGTTCGGCAACAACCCGGACTCCGACTACGAACCGGCCACCACCTGGGGCGTCTTCCCCGAGGTGCTGAACATGTCGGATGCGGCACTGCAGTTCGCCTTCGACATCTGGGAAGAAGTGCTCGACATCTTTCCCAGCAAGTACATCCACGTCGGCGGCGACGAGTGCCCTCGCGTCGAATGGCAGCAGAGTGAGGCGGCCCGGCAGCTCGCCGCCGACCGCGGACTGCCCGATGTTGATCATCTGCAACGCTGGTTCACCGAGCAGCTCCGGGACTGGCTGGCCGAACGCGGCCGGCAACTGGTCGGCTGGGACGAGATCAACGACGAGGGCATCCTCGACGGCGCGGTCACGATGGCCTGGCGGGACGAGAAGTACGGCGTTGCCGCGGCCAAGGGCGGACTGCCGGTGGTGATGTCGCCGGTCAGCAAGACCTACTTCGACTACTACCCCGACAGCGGCCGGGACGAGCCGTACAGCATCGGCAACTTGATCACCACCGAGCGGGCCTACAGCCTGGACCCGACCGACGGCATCCCGGCCGAGCTCCATGATCAAGTTCTGGGCACCCAGTGCCAGCTGTGGACCGAGTACATGCCGACCATGCGCCGAGTCCAGTACATGGCCTTCCCGCGGGCTTGCGCCCACAGCGAGGCCGCCTGGTCCGAGCCGGAGAACCGTGACTGGACCGACTTCTCGACCCGGCTGCAGGGACACCTCAAGCGGCTGGACCTGCTCGGTGTCAACTACCGCCCCGAATCCGGGCCGCACCCCTGGCAGCGCGGTGGCACCGGCCTCTGGGAGCGCCCAAACTGA
- a CDS encoding family 1 encapsulin nanocompartment shell protein: MNNLHRELAPISSAAWEDLETETRRTLSRHLAGRRVVDVDGPDGLELAAIGTGRRESLPEPSAGVVAARRLSVPMIELKVPFTVDREEVDDVARGAQDADWEPAKEAARKLAFAEDRLITDGLASAGISGLRTPDTASVQLSDDVMVINDTVARAVSKLRLAGVDGPWALLLSADLYTLVSESSDHGVPIIDQVQRVLGSEGKIIWAPAITGAVLLSTRGGDFSLRLGQDTSIGYHAHDHDTIELYLQESITFLNFTPEAAVTLQ; this comes from the coding sequence ATGAACAATCTGCATCGCGAACTCGCTCCCATCTCCTCGGCTGCCTGGGAGGACCTGGAGACCGAGACCCGGCGTACGCTCTCACGGCATCTGGCCGGTCGCCGGGTGGTGGACGTCGACGGCCCGGACGGCCTGGAGCTGGCGGCGATCGGCACCGGCCGTCGCGAGTCGTTGCCGGAACCGTCCGCCGGGGTCGTCGCGGCCCGCCGATTGTCGGTGCCGATGATCGAATTGAAGGTGCCGTTCACCGTCGACCGGGAGGAGGTCGACGACGTCGCCCGTGGTGCGCAGGACGCCGACTGGGAGCCGGCCAAGGAGGCTGCCCGGAAGCTGGCCTTCGCCGAGGATCGACTGATCACCGACGGACTGGCGTCGGCCGGCATCAGCGGACTGCGTACCCCGGACACGGCATCGGTCCAGTTGAGCGACGACGTGATGGTGATCAACGACACCGTCGCCCGGGCGGTGAGCAAGCTGCGGCTGGCCGGCGTCGACGGCCCGTGGGCGTTGCTGCTCTCGGCCGACCTCTACACCCTGGTCTCGGAATCGTCCGACCACGGCGTACCGATCATCGATCAGGTGCAACGCGTGCTGGGCAGCGAGGGCAAGATCATCTGGGCGCCGGCGATCACCGGTGCGGTGCTGCTCAGTACCCGCGGCGGCGACTTCTCGCTGCGGCTGGGCCAGGACACCTCGATCGGCTACCACGCCCATGATCACGACACCATCGAGCTGTACTTACAGGAGTCGATCACCTTCCTGAACTTCACCCCGGAGGCGGCAGTAACGCTGCAATGA